ACATTGGAATATGACCGTCCCATAATTATCTCGTTTTGTTGTGCATGGTTGTTTTGGCGTTATATTCTACCATTTCGATATGGTAGAACCGTTTCATTTAGCGATTCGTAATGATGGTGATTTTCTATGTGGCGTCACGCCGTTTGTCAAAGTGTGTGGCACACCGTAAACGGAGCGTGGTACACGTGTTTGCCGCTAAGTGTAGATATAGTTGTGACCAACTTCAGGTTGAATGGAGAATTATTAATGTTTGTACAGAATAAACAGCGCGTTTGTGATTGAAGCACCGCATAAAAACAGGCCCCCGTGATTGCTACACAACACAGCTCTATTGCAGGCTCCAAATAAAAATCCACGAAAAACGAGATGTCAATCGACGCATTACTTGGTTCATCCCAAGGTTAAACCTAACAAAAGAGGGTCATACCGTACTGGTTAGACCCGCGGTTTCTCGTCTTTCCTTCTCCAAAGCACCAAAGGCTAGTTTTATCTGGATGAGACTGGTTCGTGGTGGATGATACGTTAGCGTTCTAAACTCCTTTCCGATCGGTCCTGGTTTGCCGATGGTGAAATTGCATATCGATTCTGGATTTCAATCCAAGAGCTCATCAAAAATACGCACCTCCCAAGATTATACCTCCTCAACCTCCTCGGCTTCGAGTTTTTTCGGACATACAATCTTCAATAGTGATTCAACAGTTTGTACGAAGGATACAATTATCCCACGGTAACTTGTTAGGATGTGAAAGGTATTTTggaggaaaagaaacacactcATAAAACGGGCTCGTCTCTGTGTAGGATATGCGCTACAGTAAAGTTCGGCGAAAAAATTGGGGAGTACCTTGGGTAAACATGGTTGTGCGCCTACAAACCCTCTCACTCTCGAGGATTGCGTGAGGTTGAACCCTTCCAGTCTCCTTCAAACCCCTTTCCGGATGGTCAAGCTTTAGCCGGTTTAAAGCCGGTTTTTTTCAAATTGTCTTCTTCATCTTCGTAAACAACATAACAACATGTTGGAATTCCACCGTTTTGTCTCCTGGTGCCCAATGAATCGGCCGCAGTGTCTGATCGGGTTTgggtatgctttttttttgttagtaaaTTTATTGATCCATTGGCTTTTTGTGGTTGTTGAGGaagcattcaaaagtactaaggcAATCAAAACCATGCTCAGAGCAACGACGCGATGATGCGGTGCCGACTGTTTACACGTGGGTTTGTAAGCAGATGCCTGATCTTTAACAACGTTGTAGCTGCAGAGATTAAAAGGAAGTTATAAAGCTATCACTATTCGCTTCTGTTTCCGTTTGCAGAGCTTGTTAGTGATAAGGGCAAGACACTGTTTCTATGAACTATCTTGTATCTGCCCTGGTATGGTGTTAGTACATTCTCTCCTACATAGAGAGCTTTGAAAAATGCTAAAGAACAGGGATGAGCttaaaagaggcgcgaacaaTGTTTTCTATGTGGCCAAACTATAATGAAAAGTTAGTCACTATTAGGCTAGTAGTAAAGAAAATTATCTTAGAATATAGGTTATATAGTATAGTATCATAAAGTAGTATATTATAGTATAGTAGTATGGCAGATTAGATTCACTAGACATAGCTGGATAGACAATCCTTACTACGGGGAAACGGTGTTCCATTTTACTTTATTACACGCGCATCTCTCCAAACAGCACTCATATCCGAATGAGCGATAAGCGACATTGAACTTCGGCGCCAGATGCGTTGTTATTCGTATGAAGAATGTGTACCTGAAAACAGTTGTGACAATATAAACGCAAAAACAAGCCCGAATCGTTGAGTAAAACTAGTACCCGTGATAGTGATGCTGATGTAGTACTAATTGCCGTGTTTTATTACCTTTGCAGCATCTACCATACGCACCGAGGCAGAAGCAAGCTGAACGCCACTGAAACATGGGTTTGTCACGCGTGGAACGTGTCGTTCCTGGGACACGTTGGCTGCGCGGATATACGGCACAGTTTGTGGTAGCGGATTTGATCGCCGGTGTAACGGTTGGATTGACAGTACTTCCACAAGGGCTGGCTTACGCGACGCTTGCCGGGTTGGAACCACAGGTAAGATAATACGGAAGAGGGGAAACGTATTCCCATACCTAACTTGTTTCCTCGATCCTCCCCAGTATGGTTTATATTCCGCTTTTATCGGTGGGGTAGTGTACGCATTGTTGGGCGGATGCCGTGAGGTTACGATTGGACCGACTGCTTTACTATCGCTCATGACCAGTCGACACACGGGCTACGGTGGAGATTCTGGCCCACAGCTCGCTATATTACTGTGCTTCCTGTCCGGTGTGGTGGAGTTGCTAATGGCCGTTTTACGGCTAGGTGCGCTGGTGGATCTCATTTCGCTCCCAGTTACCGTGGGCTTCACATCGGCCACGGCGCTCATCATTGGGGCGTCTCAGCTGAAGGCGTTGCTCGGTATTCGTGGCGGTTCTGGGTCAGGATTCGCCAGTACCGTGCGCACTGTATTTGAAAAGATTGGCGAAGCACGTGTAGCCGATAGTATTCTCGGGGTCGTCTCAATCGCTGTACTGCTCGCCATGAGGGTAAGATATATTGGCCTCTGTTGGAGATGCTCCATTCAAACTAACTATACCTATGACACTCTTGTTTTAGAAATTGAAAGACATCAAAACACCCGCAGACGCTACGAGAGGACGTAAAATTGTAGGGCTTGTGTGCTGGTTAGTTGCAACGGCGCGGAACGCACTGGTAGTGTTGATTACTAGTTTCGTTGCGTTTTACTACGATCAGCGAGGTGAACGGCCCTTTATCCTGACAGGCACGGTTAAGAGTGGTATACCGGATTTCCAGCTGCCACCATTCAGTACAGTTCTGCCGGAAGGTGGAGGACCAAATGGAACCAGCCCGGTACAGCTGGGTTTTACCGGTATGATCGAAGAGCTGGGTGCCTCGATTGCGCTCGTCCCAATCATTGCCGTGCTTGGAAATGTGGCCATATCGAAAGCATTCGGTGGAAGCGGCATCAATCCGACGCGTGAACTGGTCGCCCTTTCGTTGAGCAACATTTGTGGATCGTTCTTCAGTTCCTTTCCAGTTACCGGGTCGTTTTCGCGCAGTGCTGTGAATCATGCCAGTGGTGTGAAGACCCCGATCGGTGGCATCTACACAGGTGCGCTGGTGCTGCTGGCATTAGGTGTACTAACACCCTATTTTCAATTCATTCCGAAAGCCGCCCTGAGTGCGGTGATCATATCAGCGGTCATATTTATGATTGAGTACGAAGTAATTCGACCGTTGTGGCGCTGCAACAAACGAGAATTAATCCCGGGCGCCGTAACGTTCGTGTTGAGTTTGATCGTCGGTGTCGAGCTGGGACTGTTGGCCGGAGTGCTGACCGATCTGGCCTTCGTCGTATATCGCACTGCTCGTCCATTGTTGACCGTTAGTGTTGCGAATACTTCTCTCGGTGCGCAGTACATTCTGATCCGTCCAAACCATAGCGTTATATATTTCCCTGCCGTCGAGTGGGTTCGAAACGTTACGTCTAAAGCTATCAAACAGCACGGTAACATTCCGGTCGTGTTCGACTGTCGGTTAGTGAACGGTAAGTGTGGGATAAGTGTTTCTAACGTGTTGCAGTGTTGTTTATATCCACttattgaatatttatttgttagaATTTGACTACACTGCCGCGACTGGATTGCAAATGCTGCGTAAAGagctggaaaagaaaaagattcCATTGATCATATATGGGTCATCAAGCGAGGTAAGGAAGCTCCTGCAGGAAACCCTGAAAAGCAGCCTGCTGGAAGTTAGTAATGATGACGAGCTAGAGATGTTGCTCCAAGAGTTGTCCACCGCTGAGGGAGGTAAGCATGAGCTGCGCGAAGTCGTTACACCGCTCCTATCGCCCGAACGTACACCGCCCATCGCTGATATCGAATTGTCTTAAGTGTATCCCAGAACGTGCCTTCTATGTGTCGTGTGTCTGTAAATGTGTAAATGGTAGATGTGCATTCGTTTGATTCATTTAATCGTTTAGTGTTACGCGTCATTCAACCATCGGACAAAATTTCATTGCATATGTGTTATGTTTGTAAGTTGTGCGGAGCAGTGTTGATGTTCCTTTCTGT
The Anopheles moucheti chromosome 2, idAnoMoucSN_F20_07, whole genome shotgun sequence genome window above contains:
- the LOC128310792 gene encoding sodium-independent sulfate anion transporter isoform X2 codes for the protein MGLSRVERVVPGTRWLRGYTAQFVVADLIAGVTVGLTVLPQGLAYATLAGLEPQYGLYSAFIGGVVYALLGGCREVTIGPTALLSLMTSRHTGYGGDSGPQLAILLCFLSGVVELLMAVLRLGALVDLISLPVTVGFTSATALIIGASQLKALLGIRGGSGSGFASTVRTVFEKIGEARVADSILGVVSIAVLLAMRKLKDIKTPADATRGRKIVGLVCWLVATARNALVVLITSFVAFYYDQRGERPFILTGTVKSGIPDFQLPPFSTVLPEGGGPNGTSPVQLGFTGMIEELGASIALVPIIAVLGNVAISKAFGGSGINPTRELVALSLSNICGSFFSSFPVTGSFSRSAVNHASGVKTPIGGIYTGALVLLALGVLTPYFQFIPKAALSAVIISAVIFMIEYEVIRPLWRCNKRELIPGAVTFVLSLIVGVELGLLAGVLTDLAFVVYRTARPLLTVSVANTSLGAQYILIRPNHSVIYFPAVEWVRNVTSKAIKQHGNIPVVFDCRLVNEFDYTAATGLQMLRKELEKKKIPLIIYGSSSEVRKLLQETLKSSLLEVSNDDELEMLLQELSTAEGGVG
- the LOC128310792 gene encoding sodium-independent sulfate anion transporter isoform X1 — its product is MGLSRVERVVPGTRWLRGYTAQFVVADLIAGVTVGLTVLPQGLAYATLAGLEPQYGLYSAFIGGVVYALLGGCREVTIGPTALLSLMTSRHTGYGGDSGPQLAILLCFLSGVVELLMAVLRLGALVDLISLPVTVGFTSATALIIGASQLKALLGIRGGSGSGFASTVRTVFEKIGEARVADSILGVVSIAVLLAMRKLKDIKTPADATRGRKIVGLVCWLVATARNALVVLITSFVAFYYDQRGERPFILTGTVKSGIPDFQLPPFSTVLPEGGGPNGTSPVQLGFTGMIEELGASIALVPIIAVLGNVAISKAFGGSGINPTRELVALSLSNICGSFFSSFPVTGSFSRSAVNHASGVKTPIGGIYTGALVLLALGVLTPYFQFIPKAALSAVIISAVIFMIEYEVIRPLWRCNKRELIPGAVTFVLSLIVGVELGLLAGVLTDLAFVVYRTARPLLTVSVANTSLGAQYILIRPNHSVIYFPAVEWVRNVTSKAIKQHGNIPVVFDCRLVNEFDYTAATGLQMLRKELEKKKIPLIIYGSSSEVRKLLQETLKSSLLEVSNDDELEMLLQELSTAEGGKHELREVVTPLLSPERTPPIADIELS